In Capsicum annuum cultivar UCD-10X-F1 chromosome 7, UCD10Xv1.1, whole genome shotgun sequence, one genomic interval encodes:
- the LOC107876391 gene encoding 60S acidic ribosomal protein P2B-like: MKVIAAYLLAQLGGNSSPSSDDLKKILNSVGAEIDDVKIELLLSQVKVKGKDINELIAAGKEKLASTSCLSFGCVANNASVVVDGGQVIVVEEKKAEKKVEKEEESDEEDFNFSLFD, encoded by the exons ATGAAGGTGATAGCAGCCTATTTGTTAGCCCAATTGGGTGGCAATTCTAGTCCATCATCTGATGATTTGAAGAAAATCTTGAATTCTGTTGGAGCTGAAATTGATGATGTCAAAATTGAACTATTATTGTCACAAGTtaaag TtaaaggcaaagatattaatgaatTAATTGCTGCTGGTAAAGAAAAATTGGCTTCTACTTCTTGTCTGTCTTTTGGATGTGTTGCAAATAATGCTAGTGTTGTCGTTGATGGGGGACAAGTTATTGTTGTTGAAGAGAAAAAAGCGGAAAAGAAAGTTGAGAAGGAAGAAGAATCTGATGAAGAAGATTTCAATTTCTCTCTTTTTGATTAG